In Chitinophaga varians, the following are encoded in one genomic region:
- a CDS encoding electron transfer flavoprotein subunit alpha/FixB family protein produces the protein MSILIFADQAHGKIKKAALEAVQYGSKVAAQLGTTATALVLGPADNAELAALGNYGATKVLHVADARLQEVESTVYTKIIVEAADKENAAVIVFPHNFDGKAVAPRVAARLKAGLVAGAVSYPDTANGFVVKKNVFSGKAFANINITSERKVITLTPNTFPAVAGSGTATVEAFAAAINDADFKVKVVKTETVSGDIPLTEAEIIVSGGRGLKGPENWGILEDLAKALGAATASSRPVADAGWRPHHEHVGQTGLTVRPNLYVAIGISGAIQHLAGVNGSKVIVVINKDPEAPFFKAADYGIVGDAFEVVPKLTAAVKEFKGQ, from the coding sequence ATGTCTATATTAATATTTGCCGATCAGGCACACGGAAAGATCAAAAAAGCAGCACTGGAAGCAGTACAATACGGATCAAAAGTAGCCGCCCAATTGGGCACCACTGCTACGGCGCTGGTACTGGGCCCGGCAGACAACGCGGAACTGGCGGCGCTGGGCAACTATGGCGCCACCAAAGTACTGCATGTGGCAGATGCACGCCTGCAGGAAGTGGAAAGCACCGTATACACGAAGATCATTGTGGAAGCTGCTGACAAAGAAAATGCTGCCGTGATTGTTTTCCCGCATAATTTCGACGGCAAGGCAGTGGCGCCACGTGTGGCAGCCCGCCTGAAAGCCGGTCTGGTAGCTGGCGCCGTGTCTTATCCGGACACCGCGAACGGTTTTGTGGTGAAAAAGAACGTATTCTCCGGCAAGGCTTTCGCCAATATCAACATTACATCAGAACGTAAAGTGATTACGCTCACACCCAATACCTTCCCCGCTGTAGCCGGTTCCGGCACCGCTACGGTAGAGGCTTTCGCAGCTGCTATCAATGATGCGGACTTCAAAGTGAAAGTGGTGAAGACAGAAACGGTGAGCGGCGATATTCCGTTGACTGAAGCTGAAATCATTGTCAGCGGCGGCCGTGGCCTGAAAGGCCCTGAAAACTGGGGCATCCTGGAAGACCTCGCCAAAGCGCTGGGCGCGGCAACCGCCAGTTCCCGCCCGGTAGCGGATGCAGGCTGGCGCCCGCACCACGAGCACGTTGGTCAGACCGGTTTAACCGTAAGGCCCAACCTGTATGTGGCCATCGGTATCTCCGGCGCTATCCAGCACCTTGCCGGGGTAAACGGCAGCAAAGTCATCGTGGTGATCAATAAAGATCCGGAAGCTCCTTTCTTCAAAGCTGCGGATTATGGCATAGTTGGTGATGCATTTGAAGTGGTACCGAAACTGACAGCCGCGGTGAAAGAATTCAAAGGCCAATAA
- a CDS encoding bifunctional nuclease family protein, translating to MRKIELEIVALSHSITQTHSYAVVLGEVNGLRRLPIVIGGFEAQAIAVALEKMQPSRPLTHDLMKNFMNAFNIELHEVVISNLQEGIFYSKLICSSNDETIEIDSRTSDALALAVRFGCPIYTFENILNSAGILLDDPAGKKSGAKPVTPTISEHERGAEDDLKAMSLDDLTQLLQEVLEQEDYIRAIAIRDEINARKSK from the coding sequence ATGAGAAAAATAGAACTGGAAATAGTTGCTTTATCGCACAGCATTACGCAGACTCATTCATATGCCGTGGTATTGGGAGAGGTAAACGGATTACGCCGTTTGCCGATCGTGATAGGAGGCTTTGAGGCACAAGCAATAGCCGTAGCGTTAGAAAAAATGCAACCCAGCCGCCCCCTCACACATGACCTGATGAAAAATTTCATGAACGCCTTTAACATAGAGCTTCATGAAGTGGTGATCAGCAATTTACAGGAGGGCATCTTTTACTCCAAACTTATCTGTTCCAGCAACGACGAAACCATTGAGATAGACTCCCGGACTTCTGATGCACTGGCATTGGCCGTTCGTTTCGGATGTCCGATCTACACGTTCGAAAATATCCTCAACAGCGCCGGAATACTGCTGGACGATCCTGCCGGCAAAAAGAGCGGCGCGAAACCGGTCACCCCTACCATCTCCGAACACGAGAGAGGCGCAGAAGACGATCTCAAAGCCATGAGCCTGGACGACCTCACACAGCTTCTCCAGGAAGTACTGGAACAGGAAGATTATATCCGCGCCATCGCCATCCGCGATGAAATAAACGCCAGAAAAAGCAAATAA
- the ispE gene encoding 4-(cytidine 5'-diphospho)-2-C-methyl-D-erythritol kinase — protein MIVFPNCKINLGLHITAKRADGFHDLETVFYPLPVTDALEVITPGTLQFTSSGIPVPGDAADNLCLRAFHLLQRDYPQLQPVNIHLHKHIPIGAGLGGGSADAAFMLQLLNNKFQLGLTSGQLIDYAAQLGSDCPFFILNQPCYATGRGEIMEPLSLDLSGYSFLLVHPGIHVNTGWAFRQITPQAPARALKEVIQLPVTEWKQAVSNDFEASVFAAHPELAAIKATMYSEGAVYATMSGSGSAVVGLFPKNKIADIRWDASYLVFKVN, from the coding sequence ATGATCGTTTTTCCCAACTGTAAGATAAACCTGGGCCTGCATATCACCGCCAAAAGAGCTGACGGCTTCCACGACCTGGAAACAGTCTTCTATCCCCTGCCGGTGACAGATGCGCTGGAAGTGATCACACCTGGCACACTGCAATTCACCAGCAGCGGCATTCCTGTTCCCGGCGATGCGGCAGACAACCTGTGCCTACGCGCGTTTCACTTGTTGCAGCGCGACTATCCACAGTTGCAACCGGTCAACATCCACCTGCACAAACATATTCCCATAGGCGCCGGTTTAGGCGGAGGCTCCGCTGATGCGGCCTTTATGCTGCAGTTGCTCAATAATAAATTCCAGCTGGGACTTACTTCCGGGCAATTGATAGACTATGCCGCCCAACTGGGCAGCGACTGTCCTTTCTTCATACTCAATCAGCCCTGTTACGCCACCGGCCGGGGTGAGATCATGGAGCCGCTGTCACTGGACCTTTCAGGCTATTCCTTTTTGCTGGTGCATCCGGGCATTCATGTCAATACCGGTTGGGCTTTCCGGCAGATCACGCCACAGGCGCCGGCGCGGGCATTAAAGGAAGTGATACAGTTACCGGTGACGGAGTGGAAACAAGCTGTCAGCAATGATTTTGAGGCGTCGGTGTTTGCAGCGCATCCTGAGCTGGCCGCCATTAAAGCAACCATGTACAGCGAGGGAGCGGTATATGCCACCATGAGTGGCAGCGGATCGGCCGTGGTAGGCCTGTTCCCTAAAAATAAAATAGCTGACATCCGTTGGGATGCCAGCTATCTGGTATTTAAAGTTAATTAG
- the rplT gene encoding 50S ribosomal protein L20: MPRSVNAVASRARRKRILKQAKGFYGKRKNVYTVAKNVLEKGLTYSYVGRKLKKRNYRQLWIARINAAVRAEGLTYSVFMNKLAGKNIDLNRKVLADLAMNEPETFKALVASVK; this comes from the coding sequence ATGCCTCGTTCAGTTAACGCCGTAGCTTCAAGAGCCCGGAGAAAAAGGATCTTAAAGCAAGCCAAAGGCTTCTACGGTAAAAGGAAAAACGTTTACACCGTAGCGAAGAACGTCCTCGAGAAAGGACTCACTTACAGCTACGTAGGTCGTAAATTAAAGAAAAGAAACTATCGTCAGCTGTGGATCGCCCGTATCAACGCTGCGGTAAGAGCAGAAGGTTTGACCTATTCTGTGTTCATGAACAAATTAGCTGGTAAGAACATCGATCTGAACAGAAAGGTGCTCGCTGACCTCGCTATGAACGAACCAGAAACCTTTAAAGCACTGGTTGCTTCCGTAAAGTAA